From one Streptomyces sp. Q6 genomic stretch:
- a CDS encoding ABC transporter permease, producing the protein MSAPSAPSTAPPRHGGKMIAVALLVPLLAALALWAFAWPAARTAPRDLPLGVAGPAAAAGPVERQLGARDGAFELHRYADEAAARAAIEDRTVYGAVVAGPDGTKLLTASAASPTVAQLLQQAVTAQAPPGAKVTTVDVVPAPAADPRGSALSSSVLPLAIAGVAGGAIVTLTRLRGFRAALALSAAATVVGVAATALTDSWLHVLTGNWWAQAGVLGLSTLAVGATVAGLAALVGPAGIGVGALLMVLLGNPFSGVASAPQLLPEPVGAIGQLLPPGAGGALLRSVAYFDGAQAARPALTLTAWAALGLLAVLAGGRRARRTADAIPAPSPTRTPQPVS; encoded by the coding sequence ATGTCCGCCCCCTCAGCGCCCTCCACCGCCCCACCCCGCCACGGCGGCAAAATGATCGCCGTCGCCCTGCTCGTCCCGCTGCTCGCCGCGCTCGCGCTCTGGGCGTTCGCCTGGCCGGCCGCCCGCACGGCGCCGCGCGACCTGCCGCTCGGTGTCGCGGGGCCCGCGGCCGCAGCGGGCCCGGTGGAGCGTCAACTGGGCGCACGGGACGGCGCGTTCGAGCTGCACCGGTACGCCGACGAGGCCGCCGCCCGCGCCGCGATCGAGGACCGGACCGTATACGGAGCGGTGGTGGCGGGGCCGGACGGGACGAAGCTGCTGACCGCGTCGGCGGCAAGTCCGACGGTGGCGCAATTGCTGCAACAGGCCGTGACGGCACAGGCGCCGCCGGGCGCGAAGGTGACGACGGTCGACGTGGTGCCGGCTCCGGCGGCGGATCCCCGCGGCTCCGCGCTGAGTTCGAGCGTGCTTCCGCTCGCGATCGCCGGGGTCGCGGGCGGCGCGATCGTCACCCTGACGCGGTTGCGCGGGTTCCGGGCCGCCCTCGCGCTGTCGGCGGCGGCGACGGTCGTAGGGGTCGCGGCGACGGCCCTCACCGACAGCTGGCTCCACGTACTGACGGGCAACTGGTGGGCGCAGGCCGGGGTGTTGGGCCTGTCGACGCTCGCGGTGGGCGCGACGGTCGCCGGGCTCGCGGCGCTCGTCGGCCCGGCGGGCATCGGCGTCGGGGCGCTCCTGATGGTGCTGCTCGGCAACCCGTTCTCCGGCGTGGCGTCGGCGCCCCAGCTGTTGCCCGAACCGGTCGGCGCCATCGGCCAGTTGCTGCCGCCCGGCGCCGGAGGCGCGCTGCTGCGCTCGGTCGCGTACTTCGACGGAGCGCAGGCCGCGCGGCCCGCCCTGACCCTCACCGCGTGGGCGGCGCTCGGCCTCCTGGCCGTCCTCGCGGGCGGACGCCGGGCCCGCCGCACCGCGGACGCGATCCCGGCACCGTCGCCGACGCGTACACCGCAGCCGGTGAGTTGA
- a CDS encoding DUF6328 family protein encodes MSERNETPLERADRNFGELLQELRVVQTGVQFLFAFLLTLAFTPRFPSLDSVQRATYVTTLLLAVVAAALLTAPAAVHRVLFQLGAKPQIVRVSARLAAYGMCVLVLALSGSVLLVVDVTLDRGAGIAAGVGTLVVCAALWGLLPWVLRRALTRTGTPAEGPPPAGPERSP; translated from the coding sequence ATGAGCGAGCGCAACGAGACCCCGTTGGAGCGCGCCGACCGCAATTTCGGTGAGCTGCTCCAGGAACTCCGGGTCGTACAGACCGGGGTGCAGTTTCTGTTCGCCTTCTTGTTGACGCTCGCGTTCACGCCCCGCTTCCCGTCCCTGGACTCCGTACAGCGCGCCACCTACGTGACGACGCTGCTGCTCGCGGTCGTGGCGGCGGCCCTCCTGACGGCGCCCGCGGCCGTGCACCGGGTGCTCTTCCAGCTCGGGGCCAAGCCGCAGATCGTGCGGGTGTCGGCGCGGCTCGCGGCCTACGGCATGTGCGTGCTCGTCCTCGCCCTGTCCGGGTCGGTGCTGCTGGTCGTCGACGTGACGCTCGACCGCGGCGCGGGCATCGCGGCGGGCGTCGGCACCCTCGTGGTCTGCGCGGCGCTGTGGGGACTGCTGCCCTGGGTGCTGCGCCGCGCGCTCACGCGAACAGGGACTCCAGCAGAAGGACCCCCGCCAGCAGGACCAGAGCGCTCCCCGTGA
- a CDS encoding ATP-binding protein: MADHQEASVTLPSDPASVSAARRYVSNVLAEWGMPGDSDEADTVRLIVSELATNAVQHTLGQSPTFTVDVELERDERLRIGVTDSHPRYPKRLPAAVQQDNGRGMVIIRCLTAEFGGRLSVSPTPEGGKTVWIALPWIHASNGSNGRPTQAC, translated from the coding sequence ATGGCAGACCACCAGGAAGCATCCGTCACGCTGCCGAGCGATCCCGCCTCGGTGTCCGCCGCCCGCCGGTACGTGAGCAACGTACTGGCGGAATGGGGGATGCCAGGAGACAGCGACGAGGCCGACACCGTCCGTCTGATCGTCTCCGAGCTCGCGACGAACGCGGTGCAGCACACCCTGGGGCAGTCACCCACGTTCACCGTCGACGTCGAGCTCGAACGCGACGAGCGGCTGCGCATCGGCGTCACCGACAGTCACCCCCGCTACCCCAAGCGGCTGCCGGCCGCCGTCCAGCAGGACAACGGGCGGGGCATGGTCATCATCCGCTGCCTCACCGCGGAGTTCGGCGGAAGACTCTCGGTCTCCCCGACGCCCGAGGGCGGCAAGACCGTCTGGATCGCGCTGCCCTGGATCCACGCGTCCAATGGCTCGAACGGACGCCCCACGCAAGCGTGTTGA
- a CDS encoding C40 family peptidase yields MTALDRVPSLLTRAGTASALTLAVAGAGLMVPGAASEASAAVASTKALQVAASKKGSPYKWGATGPHRFDCSGLTLYSFKRAGKKLPRTAAQQYNKTRHIRASSRTRGDLVFFHSGRSVYHVGIYAGKGRIWHSPKTGDVVRLQKIWTKSVWYGRVR; encoded by the coding sequence ATGACTGCGCTCGATCGTGTTCCGTCGCTGCTGACGAGGGCCGGTACCGCCTCGGCTCTCACCCTCGCCGTGGCCGGCGCGGGACTCATGGTCCCCGGCGCCGCCTCCGAGGCGTCGGCGGCGGTGGCCTCGACCAAAGCTCTGCAGGTCGCGGCATCCAAGAAGGGATCGCCCTACAAGTGGGGCGCGACGGGCCCGCACCGGTTCGACTGCTCGGGTCTGACGCTCTACTCGTTCAAGCGGGCGGGCAAGAAGCTGCCCCGCACCGCCGCGCAGCAGTACAACAAGACGCGTCATATCCGCGCGTCCTCCCGCACCCGCGGTGACCTGGTCTTCTTCCACTCGGGCCGGAGCGTGTACCACGTCGGGATCTACGCCGGGAAGGGACGGATCTGGCACTCCCCGAAGACCGGTGACGTGGTGAGACTGCAAAAGATCTGGACGAAGAGCGTCTGGTACGGCCGGGTGCGCTGA
- a CDS encoding LysE family translocator, whose amino-acid sequence MDAQLVAFTGVAAGMVALPGADFTVVVRNSLVSRRAGVACALGVAGGLLVHTALAVAGVAAVLTAVPALFRALQIAGGAYVLHLGVRTLQSAARPLAERPGADIGTELGTEGRAHTGGALRQGFLTNTLNPKAPITFLSVLPQFVPQGSPALPRTAVLSAIVVVLALLWFPAVALLVDRLGRWLRRPRTARAVEAVTGSALVLLAGVLLLESLFA is encoded by the coding sequence ATGGACGCTCAACTGGTCGCCTTCACGGGCGTCGCCGCGGGAATGGTCGCTCTGCCCGGCGCCGACTTCACCGTCGTCGTACGCAACTCGCTGGTCTCACGCCGCGCCGGCGTGGCCTGCGCCCTCGGTGTCGCCGGCGGCCTGCTCGTCCACACGGCACTCGCGGTCGCGGGCGTCGCCGCGGTCCTGACCGCCGTGCCCGCCCTCTTCCGGGCCCTCCAGATCGCCGGCGGCGCCTATGTGCTCCACCTCGGCGTCCGCACCCTCCAGTCCGCTGCCCGGCCGCTCGCGGAACGCCCCGGCGCGGACATCGGCACGGAGCTCGGCACGGAAGGGCGCGCGCACACGGGCGGTGCGCTGCGCCAGGGTTTCCTGACCAACACGCTCAATCCGAAGGCGCCGATCACGTTCCTGAGCGTGCTGCCGCAGTTCGTGCCGCAGGGAAGTCCGGCGCTGCCGCGCACGGCCGTCCTGTCGGCGATCGTCGTGGTGCTCGCCCTGCTCTGGTTCCCGGCCGTCGCGCTGCTCGTGGACCGGCTCGGCCGGTGGCTGCGCAGGCCGCGCACCGCCCGCGCCGTGGAGGCCGTCACGGGGAGCGCTCTGGTCCTGCTGGCGGGGGTCCTTCTGCTGGAGTCCCTGTTCGCGTGA
- a CDS encoding type II toxin-antitoxin system Phd/YefM family antitoxin codes for MAYEIPVTQARAELADLINRVVYGGERVVVTRHGKPLVGLVSAADLERLEALGEPAADPVDEPVISSVSSVGSLTSAPGERGRGQFGIAAEHRGPEVRQGGA; via the coding sequence ATGGCCTACGAGATTCCGGTGACGCAAGCCAGGGCTGAGCTCGCCGACCTGATCAACCGCGTGGTGTACGGCGGCGAGCGCGTCGTGGTCACCCGCCACGGCAAGCCGCTCGTCGGCCTTGTCTCGGCCGCTGACCTGGAGCGACTCGAAGCCCTCGGGGAGCCGGCCGCCGACCCGGTGGACGAGCCGGTGATCAGTTCCGTCTCCTCCGTCGGCTCCCTCACGTCCGCTCCCGGCGAACGCGGGCGCGGGCAGTTCGGTATCGCGGCGGAGCATCGCGGCCCCGAGGTCCGCCAGGGCGGTGCGTAG
- a CDS encoding LysR family transcriptional regulator — protein MYDPTRLAALVAVAEAGSITRAAQRLGYTVPALSQQLAKLEREAGTALLVRHHRGARLTGAGEVLVTTARRVLDEMERARHELAQLAGLSGGRLRLGTFTTAGMHLLPPALTAFRRAHPDVELTVAGYEPPLGIAAVAAGEVDVALTHAYEPAAAVAVPASVAQEPVLVEELVLVTAPGHALTAGTAGAARLPLGELAGQPLISMAPTHPPRQGVESALARVGATPSVLVSTPSYVLVCALVSAGLGVAVVPEMVARMSATPVGVRRLEPGDLRRTISMVHRADETNPAVDGFRALLRGAFGRTGA, from the coding sequence ATGTACGACCCGACGCGGCTCGCCGCCCTGGTGGCGGTGGCCGAGGCCGGATCGATCACCCGGGCCGCACAGCGCCTCGGCTACACGGTCCCGGCGCTCTCCCAACAGCTCGCGAAACTGGAGCGGGAGGCCGGGACCGCGCTTCTCGTACGCCACCACCGGGGTGCCCGGCTGACGGGTGCGGGTGAGGTCCTGGTGACGACGGCCCGCCGCGTGCTCGACGAGATGGAGCGTGCCCGGCACGAACTCGCCCAACTGGCGGGGCTCTCGGGCGGGCGGCTGCGCCTCGGCACCTTCACGACGGCGGGGATGCATCTGCTCCCGCCGGCCCTCACCGCGTTCCGTCGCGCGCATCCGGACGTGGAGCTCACGGTCGCCGGGTACGAGCCGCCGCTGGGCATCGCGGCGGTGGCCGCCGGGGAGGTGGACGTGGCGCTCACTCACGCGTACGAGCCCGCCGCCGCGGTGGCGGTGCCCGCTTCGGTGGCCCAGGAGCCCGTACTCGTCGAGGAGTTGGTGCTCGTGACGGCGCCGGGGCACGCGCTGACGGCAGGGACCGCGGGGGCGGCGCGGCTGCCGCTCGGGGAGCTCGCCGGGCAGCCACTGATCAGCATGGCGCCGACGCATCCGCCGCGCCAAGGGGTCGAGTCGGCGCTCGCGCGGGTCGGGGCGACGCCGTCGGTCCTCGTCTCGACGCCGAGCTATGTGCTCGTGTGCGCGCTGGTGAGTGCGGGACTCGGGGTGGCGGTGGTGCCGGAGATGGTGGCGCGGATGTCGGCGACACCGGTGGGTGTACGACGCCTCGAACCGGGCGATCTGCGGCGGACGATCTCGATGGTGCACCGGGCCGACGAGACGAACCCGGCCGTGGACGGGTTCCGGGCCCTCCTGCGTGGGGCCTTCGGCCGGACGGGCGCCTGA
- a CDS encoding helix-turn-helix transcriptional regulator, with the protein MKYGPAVRRRKLGAELRALRVAAGLTSGEAARLVGWHQSKVSRIETGRSGVKPSDVLLLLDAFGANDPRLRELVVALAGAEDAGGRHWWHAYRGLLPPTYSDFISLESQACRIRTLETSVVPGLLQTPEYARAVTRSVLAGMPERHIDALVEVRLARQDVLRGRPPLQMNAVLDEAVLRREVGGNGILSRQLTHLMSAAHMPNVRIQVLPFSGGSHIGITGPFVVFSFPNTSDLDVVVLDHLTSSLYLERKEDLKAYTDAFDALVLHALSPEDSLEFIAQLAGQTESPTPRRATALRKEAP; encoded by the coding sequence ATGAAGTACGGTCCCGCGGTACGCCGCCGCAAACTCGGCGCGGAACTGCGCGCGTTGCGCGTCGCGGCCGGGCTCACGAGCGGTGAGGCCGCCCGCCTGGTCGGCTGGCACCAGTCGAAGGTGAGCCGCATCGAGACGGGACGCAGCGGTGTGAAGCCCTCGGACGTGCTGCTGCTGCTCGACGCCTTCGGCGCGAACGACCCCCGGCTGCGGGAGCTGGTCGTCGCTCTGGCCGGCGCCGAGGACGCGGGCGGACGCCACTGGTGGCACGCCTACCGGGGGCTGCTGCCGCCCACCTACAGCGACTTCATCAGTCTGGAGTCGCAGGCCTGCCGCATCCGGACGCTGGAGACGAGCGTCGTGCCGGGACTGCTCCAGACTCCCGAATACGCGCGCGCGGTGACGCGTTCGGTGCTCGCGGGCATGCCGGAACGGCACATCGACGCCCTGGTGGAGGTGCGGCTCGCGCGACAGGACGTGCTGCGCGGTCGGCCGCCGCTCCAGATGAACGCGGTGCTCGACGAGGCGGTGCTCCGTCGCGAGGTGGGCGGGAACGGCATTCTCTCCCGGCAATTGACGCACTTGATGTCAGCGGCGCATATGCCGAATGTCCGAATCCAGGTGTTGCCGTTCTCCGGAGGCAGCCACATCGGCATCACAGGCCCTTTCGTTGTGTTCTCTTTTCCGAACACATCTGATCTGGATGTGGTTGTTCTCGACCATTTGACGAGTAGCCTCTACCTCGAACGGAAAGAAGACCTCAAGGCGTACACGGACGCCTTCGATGCTCTTGTGCTCCACGCCCTTTCGCCCGAGGACTCGTTGGAATTCATCGCACAGCTCGCCGGGCAGACGGAGTCGCCGACACCCCGTCGTGCCACGGCACTGCGTAAGGAGGCACCATGA
- a CDS encoding 8-amino-7-oxononanoate synthase has protein sequence MTAPSTPPAAPFDWIEEQRRTRAAAGLTRTLRPRPAHSPLLDLAGNDYLGLSRHPEVVEGAAEAARQWGGGATGSRLVSGTTELHAQLERELAEFCGFEAALVLSSGYAANLAAVTALAPHGSLIVSDAGNHASLIDGCRLARGATQVVPHADPEAVRKALGTHDGPAVVVSDTVFSVDGDRAPLGELASVCREFGAGLLLDDAHGLGLLGDGGRGAPHAAGLAGAADTVVTVTLSKSLGSQGGAVLGPAHVIEHLVNAARTFIFDTGLAPAAAGAALAALRVLRGEPERAARGRDVALTLHQLLTGAGFSAVRPDAAVVSVLAPSPEDAVSWAAGCRAEGLAVGCFRPPSVPDGISRLRLTARADLTDSQVAEAVRVISRTSPKGAISAGS, from the coding sequence ATGACTGCACCGTCCACGCCGCCCGCAGCACCGTTCGACTGGATCGAGGAGCAGCGCCGCACGCGCGCGGCGGCGGGTCTCACCCGCACCCTGCGCCCGCGCCCCGCGCACTCCCCGCTGCTCGACCTCGCGGGCAACGACTACCTGGGACTGTCCCGCCACCCCGAGGTCGTCGAGGGGGCCGCCGAGGCGGCACGGCAGTGGGGCGGCGGCGCCACAGGGTCGCGGCTGGTGAGCGGAACCACCGAACTGCACGCTCAACTGGAGCGCGAGCTGGCCGAGTTCTGCGGCTTCGAGGCGGCCCTCGTCCTGTCGTCCGGTTACGCGGCGAATCTCGCGGCCGTCACCGCACTCGCCCCGCACGGCTCACTGATCGTGTCGGACGCGGGCAACCACGCCTCTCTGATCGACGGTTGCCGGCTCGCCCGTGGTGCCACGCAGGTCGTACCGCATGCCGACCCCGAGGCCGTCCGTAAGGCGCTCGGTACCCATGACGGCCCGGCCGTCGTCGTCTCGGACACGGTCTTCTCCGTCGACGGCGACCGTGCGCCGCTCGGGGAACTGGCGTCAGTATGCCGGGAGTTCGGGGCGGGTCTGCTTCTCGACGACGCCCACGGCCTGGGTCTGCTGGGCGACGGCGGGCGCGGCGCCCCGCACGCGGCGGGCCTGGCGGGCGCGGCCGACACCGTGGTCACCGTCACCCTCTCCAAGTCCCTGGGCAGCCAGGGCGGAGCCGTCCTCGGCCCGGCCCACGTCATCGAGCATCTCGTCAACGCCGCCCGTACGTTCATCTTCGACACCGGGCTCGCCCCGGCCGCGGCCGGGGCCGCGCTCGCCGCCCTGCGCGTACTGCGCGGGGAACCGGAGCGCGCGGCGCGCGGCCGGGACGTCGCCCTGACGTTGCATCAACTCCTCACCGGTGCGGGATTCTCAGCCGTACGACCGGACGCCGCCGTCGTCTCCGTGCTCGCGCCCTCGCCCGAGGATGCGGTGAGCTGGGCCGCGGGCTGCCGTGCGGAGGGTCTCGCGGTGGGCTGCTTCCGCCCCCCGTCCGTCCCCGACGGCATCTCGCGACTGCGACTGACCGCCCGTGCCGACCTCACCGACTCGCAGGTCGCCGAGGCCGTACGTGTGATCAGCCGTACGTCTCCCAAGGGCGCGATCAGCGCAGGGAGTTGA
- a CDS encoding ATP-dependent Clp protease proteolytic subunit gives MNNPSSRYVLPEFTEHTATGQRTLDPYAKLLEERIVFLGTPIDDTSANDVMAQFMHLEYTAPDQPISLYINSPGGSFSAMTAIYDTMRYVGCEVETTCLGQAASVAAVLLAAGAPGKRMMLPGSRVVLDQPALPEPAQGQPTDLEITAREMERVRDQLEGLLALHSGRTKARIGADIERDTVLTAAQSLEYGLVDHVLTSRKASLGTQDPR, from the coding sequence ATGAACAATCCGTCCAGCCGCTATGTCCTGCCCGAGTTCACGGAGCACACGGCTACGGGGCAGCGCACGCTCGACCCCTACGCGAAGCTGCTCGAAGAACGCATCGTCTTTCTCGGGACCCCGATCGACGACACGTCCGCCAACGACGTGATGGCGCAGTTCATGCACCTCGAATACACCGCGCCCGACCAGCCGATCTCGCTGTACATCAACTCCCCCGGCGGCTCGTTCAGCGCGATGACGGCGATCTACGACACGATGCGGTACGTCGGGTGCGAGGTGGAGACGACATGTCTGGGGCAGGCCGCGTCCGTCGCCGCGGTGCTCCTCGCGGCCGGGGCGCCCGGGAAGCGGATGATGCTCCCGGGGTCGCGCGTGGTCCTCGACCAGCCCGCCCTGCCCGAGCCGGCCCAGGGCCAGCCCACCGATCTGGAGATCACCGCCCGTGAGATGGAGCGGGTGCGCGACCAACTGGAGGGTCTGCTCGCACTGCACTCGGGCCGGACGAAGGCGCGGATCGGCGCGGACATCGAGCGCGACACCGTGCTGACTGCCGCGCAGAGCCTGGAGTACGGCCTCGTGGACCACGTCCTGACGAGCCGCAAGGCCTCCCTCGGCACTCAGGACCCGAGGTGA
- a CDS encoding adenosylmethionine--8-amino-7-oxononanoate transaminase, with protein MPELDIDALLDLDRRHVWHPYGPMPGRQQPLVVESAAGVQLRVAGHGELVDGMSSWWSAIHGYNHPVLNDAARGQLDRMSHVMFGGLTHEPAVRLAERLVDMSPEGLEHVFLADSGSVSVEVALKMCLQYWRSLGRPEKRRMLTWRGGYHGDTWQPMSVCDPEGGMHGLWSGVLAEQVFADAPPTEYEESYAERLRDTVERHAHELAAVIVEPVVQGAGGMRFHSPAYLRVLREVCDAHDVLLVFDEIATGFGRTGALFAAEHAAVTPDVMCVGKALTGGYLTMAATLCTPRVADGISRGEVPVLAHGPTFMGNPLAAAVANASIDLLLGQDWRAEVKRIESGLHDALSPASEIDGVQDVRVLGAIGVVQLDHDIDMAAATRAAVAEGVWLRPFRDLVYTMPPYITGDEDLARIGRAVCAAAREG; from the coding sequence ATGCCTGAGCTCGACATCGACGCCCTGCTCGACCTCGACCGGCGCCACGTCTGGCACCCGTACGGGCCCATGCCGGGCCGGCAGCAGCCCCTGGTCGTCGAGTCGGCGGCCGGGGTGCAGCTGCGCGTCGCCGGGCACGGCGAGCTGGTGGACGGCATGTCGTCGTGGTGGTCGGCGATCCACGGCTACAACCACCCGGTGCTCAACGACGCGGCGCGCGGTCAGCTCGACCGGATGAGCCACGTCATGTTCGGCGGGCTCACGCACGAGCCCGCCGTCCGGCTCGCCGAGCGCCTTGTCGACATGTCGCCGGAGGGTCTCGAGCACGTCTTCCTCGCCGACTCGGGCTCGGTGTCGGTCGAGGTCGCCCTGAAGATGTGCCTCCAGTACTGGCGCTCGCTCGGCCGGCCCGAGAAGCGCCGGATGCTGACCTGGCGCGGCGGGTACCACGGCGACACCTGGCAGCCGATGTCCGTGTGCGACCCGGAGGGCGGGATGCACGGGCTGTGGTCGGGGGTGCTGGCGGAGCAGGTGTTCGCGGACGCGCCGCCGACGGAGTACGAGGAGTCGTACGCGGAGCGTCTGCGGGACACGGTCGAGCGGCACGCGCACGAGCTGGCCGCGGTGATCGTGGAGCCGGTGGTGCAGGGCGCGGGCGGGATGCGGTTCCACTCCCCCGCGTATCTGCGGGTGCTGCGCGAGGTGTGCGACGCGCACGACGTGCTGCTCGTCTTCGACGAGATCGCCACGGGGTTCGGGCGCACGGGCGCACTTTTCGCGGCGGAGCACGCGGCGGTGACACCGGACGTGATGTGCGTCGGCAAGGCGCTGACCGGCGGCTATCTGACGATGGCGGCGACGCTGTGCACGCCGCGGGTCGCCGACGGGATCTCGCGGGGCGAGGTACCGGTGCTCGCCCACGGGCCGACGTTCATGGGCAACCCGCTGGCCGCCGCCGTCGCCAACGCCTCGATCGATCTGCTGCTCGGCCAGGACTGGCGGGCGGAGGTCAAACGGATCGAGTCGGGACTGCATGACGCCCTGTCACCAGCCAGCGAGATCGATGGAGTTCAGGACGTACGGGTCCTCGGCGCGATCGGTGTCGTCCAGCTCGACCACGACATCGACATGGCGGCGGCGACCCGGGCGGCGGTCGCGGAGGGCGTGTGGCTGCGCCCGTTCCGGGACCTCGTCTACACCATGCCGCCGTACATCACCGGCGACGAGGATCTGGCACGGATCGGACGCGCGGTGTGCGCGGCCGCGCGGGAGGGCTGA
- a CDS encoding DUF397 domain-containing protein codes for MTALPRHVSSVPSSTSLRGAHWRRSSRSTGANNCVETAPLPSGPLTGLLAVRDSKRTAGPALLFTPSAWTGFVNSLR; via the coding sequence ATGACTGCACTGCCTCGGCACGTTTCGTCCGTACCCTCCAGCACATCCCTCCGTGGCGCGCACTGGCGGCGCAGCAGCCGCAGCACCGGCGCCAACAACTGTGTCGAGACGGCCCCCCTGCCCTCGGGGCCCCTCACCGGCCTGCTGGCCGTGCGCGACTCCAAGCGCACGGCGGGGCCCGCCCTGCTGTTCACCCCGTCCGCCTGGACGGGCTTCGTCAACTCCCTGCGCTGA
- the bioB gene encoding biotin synthase BioB, translating into MDLLNTLVDKGLRRALPSREEALAVLATTDDELLDVVAAAGKVRRQWFGRRVKLNYLVNLKSGLCPEDCSYCSQRLGSKAEILKYTWLKPEEASKAAAAGVAGGAKRVCLVASGRGPTDKDVDRVARTIDAIKSENEDVEVCACLGLLSDGQAERLRGAGADAYNHNLNTSEATYGDITTTHTYADRVDTVQKAHAAGLSACSGLIAGMGESDADLVDVVFGLRELDPDSVPVNFLIPFEGTPLAKEWNLTPQRCLRILAMVRFVCPDVEVRIAGGREVHLRSMQPLALHIANSIFLGDYLTSEGQAGRADLDMIADAGFEVEGTDQVTLPEHRGGGCGSVCGSADEAPADGTRSDERSDAVRTDTVRTADAPGEARTDLVAVRRRGAGTDLAPNA; encoded by the coding sequence ATGGACCTGCTGAACACGCTGGTGGACAAGGGGCTTCGGCGCGCGTTGCCGAGCCGTGAAGAGGCGCTCGCCGTGCTGGCGACGACCGACGACGAACTGCTCGACGTGGTGGCCGCGGCCGGCAAGGTGCGCCGCCAGTGGTTCGGGCGCCGGGTGAAGCTGAACTATCTGGTGAACCTGAAGTCGGGGCTGTGCCCCGAGGACTGCTCGTACTGTTCCCAGCGGCTGGGCTCGAAGGCGGAGATCCTCAAGTACACGTGGCTCAAGCCGGAGGAGGCGTCCAAGGCCGCGGCCGCCGGTGTCGCGGGCGGCGCCAAGCGCGTCTGTCTGGTGGCGAGCGGGCGCGGACCGACGGACAAGGACGTCGACCGGGTCGCGCGGACGATCGACGCGATCAAGTCGGAGAACGAGGACGTCGAGGTGTGCGCCTGCCTCGGTCTGCTCTCCGACGGGCAGGCGGAGCGGCTGCGCGGCGCGGGCGCGGACGCCTACAACCACAACCTGAACACGTCCGAGGCGACGTACGGCGACATCACCACGACGCATACCTACGCGGACCGGGTCGACACCGTGCAGAAGGCTCACGCGGCCGGTCTGTCGGCGTGTTCGGGGCTGATCGCGGGCATGGGCGAGAGCGACGCGGATCTGGTCGACGTCGTGTTCGGACTGCGTGAGCTCGATCCCGACTCGGTTCCGGTCAACTTCCTGATCCCCTTCGAGGGGACGCCGCTGGCCAAGGAGTGGAACCTCACGCCGCAGCGCTGCCTGCGGATTCTGGCCATGGTCCGCTTCGTCTGCCCGGACGTCGAGGTGCGGATCGCGGGCGGCCGCGAGGTGCACCTGCGCTCGATGCAGCCGCTGGCGCTGCACATCGCCAACTCGATCTTCCTCGGGGACTACCTGACCAGCGAGGGCCAGGCGGGCCGGGCGGACCTCGACATGATCGCGGACGCCGGGTTCGAGGTGGAGGGCACCGACCAGGTGACGCTGCCGGAGCACCGGGGTGGCGGCTGCGGGTCGGTGTGCGGTTCCGCCGACGAGGCACCGGCCGACGGGACACGGTCCGACGAACGGTCCGACGCGGTCAGGACGGACACGGTACGGACCGCGGACGCGCCGGGTGAGGCGCGCACGGATCTGGTCGCCGTGCGCCGCCGGGGTGCGGGGACGGATCTCGCTCCCAATGCCTGA
- a CDS encoding class I SAM-dependent methyltransferase produces the protein MVARIPSVGRKAARDAVHHPLFARFYARMSPKAEPVMGPIRTELLAGLTGRVLEIGAGNGLNFGYYPRSVSEVVAIEPERELRQLAVEAAQRADVPVDVAPGTAEALPVKSEGYDAVVLSIVLCSVRDVPRALAEVRRVVRPGGEVRFFEHGRAPGRGMRAVQSAVDATVWPLLFGGCRTGNDTLGALRDAGFELGAYRSLLVPERGPRVPTSYCVLGTARRPELTDD, from the coding sequence ATGGTGGCCCGCATCCCGTCCGTCGGTCGTAAAGCGGCGCGTGACGCCGTGCACCACCCCTTGTTCGCGCGGTTCTACGCCCGGATGAGTCCGAAGGCGGAGCCTGTGATGGGCCCGATCCGCACCGAGCTGCTCGCCGGTCTCACCGGGCGCGTCCTGGAGATCGGCGCGGGCAACGGGCTGAACTTCGGGTACTACCCGCGCTCCGTCTCCGAGGTCGTCGCGATCGAACCCGAGCGGGAGCTGCGGCAGTTGGCGGTCGAGGCAGCGCAGCGCGCGGACGTGCCGGTCGACGTGGCGCCGGGTACGGCGGAGGCGCTGCCCGTGAAGAGCGAGGGGTACGACGCCGTGGTCCTGAGCATCGTGCTGTGCAGCGTGCGCGATGTGCCGCGGGCGCTCGCGGAGGTGCGCAGGGTGGTGCGTCCGGGCGGCGAGGTGCGGTTCTTCGAGCACGGGCGGGCGCCGGGGCGCGGCATGCGGGCGGTGCAGTCGGCGGTCGACGCGACGGTGTGGCCGCTGCTGTTCGGCGGGTGCCGCACGGGGAACGACACCTTGGGCGCGCTGCGCGACGCGGGATTCGAACTCGGCGCGTACCGCAGCCTGTTGGTGCCGGAGCGCGGTCCGCGGGTACCGACGTCGTACTGCGTGCTCGGTACGGCGCGGCGCCCTGAGCTCACGGACGACTGA